In Hippoglossus hippoglossus isolate fHipHip1 chromosome 15, fHipHip1.pri, whole genome shotgun sequence, the genomic stretch CTGCCATTGTCCTCTTCACCAGCTCCACGTGGTCTGTGGAGatcaggaagtgatgtcatgatcagcttgttttcatttaaaaagctttatttaaatgaataaaaccagaAAAATGTTTCTGTCCTTAATGACAACAGTTACCATAGTAACCACAGTAATGACAGTACGAGGGTAGAAGACTCGTGGACGACAGACCTGCGTCCATGGGGATGGAGGCTCGGCTCCTCAGAGACGCCGCCCCCTCCGGGTCGTCGTCCTCATCACTGTCAGGGGGCGGAGCTTCAGGAAGGTGGAGGCCCATCACCTGGAAGAGACGGTACGTTTACTTGTAATAGAGTATAATTACATCAATATTGATACTTGATACAGGTAATGGAGTAGTTTTACTGCAGTATTGACTTCACCTCgatcctctgctgcagctgctcagcgTTTGAAGGCTCCTCGTCCTCGATGACGTGCACGCTCTCAGGATCCTGGTTCAAAGGTTGGTAATAAtaacccccctcctcctccccctcgccATCCaactcttctccctcctcctcctcaccccctccctgGCCCCCACTCCACATGGCTCCCGGCGACGGAAGTGGCAGCGTTCCATTGGCCGTACGTTCGTTTTCTCCCAGCTCGTCCTCGGAGCTCGGTAAGACTCTCTCCGGTCCCATGGCGGAGCTCCGCACTTCCATCCACAGACAAAGacacctgcagggggcagcacagAGTCAGATTGTACGTCCTGTTCTGCCCTCTATAGGCAGAGAGTTGTTTCTACAACTTCAAACAATCTGTAACATGATCTGATCAATAACTAATTAATTCTTAACGTCTTATATCGATCAATCACATGTTATTTGTCTcacagatgttaacaaggatcaacttcctctgttcttaactcaactagagtcaaacagaaacttagtgatcagtgaataaagctcagtcccatgtgaggatcctctcccaggacacaagtccaacaggtgctgatggaactgaacacatcaacacaacaacaggattcactacatgagaagaaccagtttgtaacttcatgtttaaagtgtttctacagaatgtgtgatggagatgaaggagcagaggaactgaggacttcctgatggtagaagatgtgaggagacatgttgtgtcTCAAGAAGTcttgttgtgatcatagtcctcgatcagctgacaccatcaggatcTATGGTCCATGATCACATACTCTTAGCATGATTTAGCATGTTAGCTGCTCTGAAGTGATCTTttacttcctcctccactcatcatagtacttcctgtttctacCTGTTAACACCTGCAGATTCTTCAACTTAAACAAACGGATCTCGGATCAATACATCAGCTGTTCCCTTATACAGTCGATCACTGATTCATCAATTAATCTATTCCAATAATCAATGTCATTTATATAGCAAcgtgtgtgtttagtttgtttttactcAGAAACTGATTTTGATCTGTAGACGTCACctacatcaatcaatcaatcagctgTCAGATTATTATTGATGAAGGCCTCTGATTGGTCTAGACACCTGAGGAGAAGCGGATCTGGtgtaaaggtcagaggtcacagagacgCTGATCAGCTAACATGCTAACGCTGCGGTGTTACCTGGCGCATCTGGAGCGGCTAACTGctaactgctgctgtgtttccgGTGGTGAaactttctcttcctgttgttttttcacgTCACAGTTATAAACCTTCTCCAGGTGAGTGACGCGTTCAGacgctcacctgtctgtctgtccgcctgtctccgtctgtctccgtctgtctgtttcCGTCTCTCTGCTCGGAGCTGCAAGTGTTAGCTGGTAGCTGTTAGCCGCTGCTAGCGGCAGCTGCGGATCAGGCGCTTCCGGGTGTGTCACGACGCCGCAACGAAACCTACGTCAgacgggttttttttttaataacaactttattaacaacaaatatcaagaaaaataacaaaaaataaagaagcgtcgtttttgtttttatgtaattttgaGTATCAGTTAATGATTCATATATTTTGGATTCCCTAAACCGCACCGCCAATTCGGTTTAAAGAGACacgtgaaaaataaataataaataatgctgattaaatatgaataatcaCAATATTGATTTTATCATAAATAATCAGACACATTTAAGGATTAAAACaacttcaaaaataaatgttaaagtaaataaaatcattaaaacttAACTCTAAATAAtgtttgtgctgtatgtaaagatATGACGTAATAACGGGTTTATTAaattgtgtgtgcacgtgtgtgcgttCCTCTTCGTCGTTCGCATAAgacttattttgaaaatccgGAGAGGAAGTGTCAGCAGGTGATCGTGTCGATGtttctgatcagctgatcgaTCACCTCCTGATCACTAATCAATAATAGATATCGATCATTAATACTCTCACAATCCCCCTTTTATCCACGTGACGTCACCAACAAAGAAGGCGGCTCAGCGGGTTGTGACGTCACACGGGTAAAGATGGTGTAGGAGGAAGAGGTATCACTCCGatcagttttatttcagtgtttagGTTCATATGTGAATTAAGTCAATAGAATTAAAAGTTTTGCTAAAAAGAAGTGTTGTAAAACACTAAGTCAgttttcacagtttgtgtttatatcaAATAACAATGGATGCATTTATTTCTCTGAAACGTTATTTCACTTAAAAACTATCAATGATGTGATATTTTACATGTGACGTCATCATAAATCAAAGCTTTTCAGAAAGTTGTGagatgattgtttttcattggaatatgaatatatctttttttcttttaatgaaacATGATGTTTGGTCTCAGTGAATCCGCTCAGAGTGAGACCTCCtgtgttcctcctctctctgggaCTCTGTGACCGACGGACGGAGCCTCGGCCGCTCTCACATCGAAGCGGATCAATCGATACCGGATCGATCGACTGTGACGTCGCGGTCTATCAGAACCGGCGCGTGGTCTGCAGCGAGTGATGACATCATTGCGTGAGAGTCCCGATCCTTCCCTCGTCATCTGATCGATCATTTATCAGGTTCATTGATCAGCTCACAGCTTAACCAATCAGAGACGGAGTTTATTATTGATCAATGATCAGCTGCTCATAAATACTATTGATTAATCGATTGTTGAGCAACTCTGCTTTATTGttgaacaaatacattttcagtactgataattaaatatttaaagttaatCATCTGAAACTGATCAGCACCGATCAATAATCGATCACTGACTGATTTTTCTATTACAGGAGCTAGAATTTTTGATTGCAGAGAGAAAACTCATCAAACATTGATCGCTTTCATTCATTGTCAGTCTGTCGATTGATCTGTGGTGAGAGTTCATTGATCATGTATCAGCTGATAGAGAATCAATTATTGAAAAGCTAAGTTTAAGATCAGATTACTTCTCTGCCGATAAACTTATAGATGTTTGTGGCAGTTGTGGTTATAAATTGATCACATGCTGGATCAATATGTTCACCGATATGAGGGAAAGTATTTCAGCTACTTcattaataaacatgttttgaaatATACTTACGACAGTTTAATCTCCACGTTCCTGCAGGTACCCCTGGTGCTCCTGGTGCCCCCAGTTCTCCTGGTCCCATCCAGGATGCTGCCAGCCTCCATCCAGATCACAGGGGAGCAGCTATCAGCGGCCGAGGTTCAGGACATCTGCGAGAGTCTGAAGGAGGACAGCGTTCGGCTGCTGTCCATCCGAGGCTGCCAGCTCTCTGATCGCGACTTTGGACGAATCTGTCGCAGCGTTGCCGAATCACGCTCGCTCGCTCAGCTCAACCTTAACCTGGGCGTGGTCTCCAGCATCAGCAGAACTCGACACCTGTCTGACGCCATGAGCACCAACCGATCCCTGCAGACCCTATTGTGAGTAGACTAGCAGGGACCAATCAAACGCTCCGACTCATCTCAGTGGCTGTTAATACAAGACCAAGTGATGACCAATCGTCATGGTCCAGGTGACCTCGCTGACTCCCTCCTCCAGGTCAAGTTCATCTGAACCGTGACAATTCGTCCACTGGGGACCATGTAATTGGTTTGACTTTGTTTCCCCCCAGTCTCCATGGCAGCCCGCTCTTGGACGCTGGCCTGGTGACCCTGAACTTGGCGCTGTCGACCCACCCGGCCCTGGTCTGTCTGGATCTAGGAGACTGCATGCTCGGAGATGAGGCGCTGGGTCTGATCTGCGGGATGCTGCCCCCTGATGGAGCAAAGTCAGGTAACAAACACCTGAACGTCacttaaagaaaatacacaaaaaccacCTGGTACCATCTTAGCAACCAATGGAAACTCTACCTCATAACAACACAGTGACCTTACTGAACACCCTAGCAACCACACAGAGCAACACTGACTTCCCTAGTAACCACCTAGACAACACCCAACCCCTGTGTCGGGGTGAGGCAGGAGGCGACACTCAGGACGAAGGATGCATCCAAAGTTGCAGTTGCATTGTCCTCATTTTGGATCACCTTGGCAACCAGCTAATAATTCTATAGTAACCTCCTGAACAAAATTGATGGGAGGATGATCATGTGATAGGAGTGAAAGCTCCAGAGCAAATAAccaaaaccctaaccctactgtgtgtgtgtgtgtgtgtgtgtgtgtgtgtgtgtgtgtgtgtgtgtgttcgtgtgtgtgtgtgtgttcgtgtgtgtgttcgtgtgtgcgtgtgtgcgtgtgttcgtgtgtgtgtgttcgtgtgtgttcgtgttcCTGTACCATATTAAACATAGACCTACAGAGACCTACACATTTTGGActgtcctcactttttcaatgggctgatGAGGGTTAAGACTTTACTTTCTACGTGTGTGCGTAGGCCTGAGGGAATTGACGCTCAGCGCTAACGCAGGAATCAGCTCCAAAGGTTGGGCTCGACTCAGCATCGCTGTGGCCCACAGCTCTCAGCTCCGAGTCCTCAACCTGGACTACAACCTGCTGGGTAATCAATCGACATCCTGTTTATTATCTATCCACTTCCTGTTAAATCATCAAtcaacttcctgtttattatCTATCCACTTCCTGTTCATTCATCAAtcaacttcctgtttattatttatcCATTTCCTGTTTATTATCTACCCACTTCCTGTTCATTATCTACCCACTTCCTGTTCATTCATCAATCAGGTTATTGATGAGCAGCCTTAGCACCAGTTCTTTGGTCCTGGTTTTGATGGTTCTGGTTCTAATGGTCCTGGTTCTGACTCCAGGTGATCAGATCGCAGGGATG encodes the following:
- the mea1 gene encoding male-enhanced antigen 1, coding for MEVRSSAMGPERVLPSSEDELGENERTANGTLPLPSPGAMWSGGQGGGEEEEGEELDGEGEEEGGYYYQPLNQDPESVHVIEDEEPSNAEQLQQRIEVMGLHLPEAPPPDSDEDDDPEGAASLRSRASIPMDADHVELVKRTMAAVALPSLGVPAWAQEISDDQWMDMVQHTLQSRHTAGALHLSHHGDISGP
- the lrrc73 gene encoding leucine-rich repeat-containing protein 73 isoform X1 is translated as MTSLRESPQVPLVLLVPPVLLVPSRMLPASIQITGEQLSAAEVQDICESLKEDSVRLLSIRGCQLSDRDFGRICRSVAESRSLAQLNLNLGVVSSISRTRHLSDAMSTNRSLQTLFLHGSPLLDAGLVTLNLALSTHPALVCLDLGDCMLGDEALGLICGMLPPDGAKSGLRELTLSANAGISSKGWARLSIAVAHSSQLRVLNLDYNLLGDQIAGMLAVAVASSRTLEVLDLEGTGLTNQSAQVFLDMVENYPTCLRVLVLAENDISAELQQQICDLLSEGDDDREAPPLVIGANPSSDLLSIRDKYQPIRDKYQPAAWLPHSNSSPQTVLLTSGLGESLLDETEM
- the lrrc73 gene encoding leucine-rich repeat-containing protein 73 isoform X2, with translation MLPASIQITGEQLSAAEVQDICESLKEDSVRLLSIRGCQLSDRDFGRICRSVAESRSLAQLNLNLGVVSSISRTRHLSDAMSTNRSLQTLFLHGSPLLDAGLVTLNLALSTHPALVCLDLGDCMLGDEALGLICGMLPPDGAKSGLRELTLSANAGISSKGWARLSIAVAHSSQLRVLNLDYNLLGDQIAGMLAVAVASSRTLEVLDLEGTGLTNQSAQVFLDMVENYPTCLRVLVLAENDISAELQQQICDLLSEGDDDREAPPLVIGANPSSDLLSIRDKYQPIRDKYQPAAWLPHSNSSPQTVLLTSGLGESLLDETEM